One segment of Nostoc flagelliforme CCNUN1 DNA contains the following:
- a CDS encoding phenylpyruvate tautomerase MIF-related protein, which yields MPLIKVQTSATAPQKAEIESMLLNLSAKLAKHLGKPESYVMTAFEPEIPMTFAGNTDSVCYIEIKSVGTMKPDQTAAMSQEFCQQINQTLGVPKNRIYIEFADAKGAMWGWNGTTFG from the coding sequence ATGCCATTAATTAAAGTGCAAACTTCTGCAACTGCTCCTCAAAAAGCTGAAATTGAATCAATGCTTTTAAACTTATCAGCCAAGTTAGCAAAACATTTGGGAAAACCAGAATCTTATGTAATGACTGCTTTTGAGCCAGAAATTCCCATGACTTTTGCAGGGAATACAGACTCGGTTTGCTATATTGAAATTAAGAGCGTTGGCACAATGAAACCAGACCAAACCGCAGCAATGAGTCAGGAATTTTGCCAGCAGATTAACCAAACTCTAGGTGTGCCGAAAAATCGAATTTATATAGAGTTTGCAGACGCTAAGGGTGCAATGTGGGGCTGGAACGGCACAACCTTTGGGTAA
- a CDS encoding Rpn family recombination-promoting nuclease/putative transposase: MRRDSIFYKLFKQFPGLLFELVDEPPPEAENYQFESVEVKETAFRIDGVFLPPANAVSKTVFFAEVQFQKDEDLYHRFFSELFLFLYRNSIRYDDWFGVIIFASGSLEPSSSSIHRALLESGQVRRVYLDELGDLREQPLGLGLMLLTNVTSETEAVEGARFLLEQARQQSEQAIIDLVTTIIVYKFSKLSREEIATMLGLNLEEPRAIREAKEEGREEQARSLILRQLNRLVGAIPDALLSQIQGLSVEQLEALGDALLDFSTLADLEGWLQGEVSA; encoded by the coding sequence ATGCGGCGCGACTCCATTTTCTACAAATTATTTAAGCAATTTCCCGGTTTGCTGTTTGAATTAGTAGATGAACCACCCCCAGAAGCGGAAAACTACCAGTTTGAATCGGTTGAGGTGAAAGAAACCGCGTTTCGGATTGATGGAGTCTTCTTACCTCCCGCGAATGCAGTTTCCAAAACCGTATTTTTTGCAGAAGTCCAGTTTCAGAAGGATGAAGACCTGTATCACCGCTTCTTTAGCGAATTGTTTTTGTTTCTCTACCGCAACTCGATTCGTTACGATGACTGGTTTGGGGTAATAATTTTTGCTTCTGGCAGTCTAGAACCTTCTTCCTCTTCGATTCACCGCGCTTTGTTGGAAAGTGGTCAAGTCAGGCGGGTTTATCTGGATGAGTTAGGGGATTTGCGAGAACAACCTTTGGGATTGGGTTTGATGTTGCTGACAAATGTTACTTCTGAAACGGAAGCAGTGGAAGGGGCGCGGTTTTTGTTGGAGCAAGCACGGCAACAGTCGGAGCAAGCGATAATTGATTTAGTGACGACGATTATTGTCTACAAGTTTTCTAAGCTTAGTCGAGAGGAGATTGCAACGATGTTGGGACTGAATTTGGAAGAACCACGGGCGATTCGGGAAGCAAAGGAAGAAGGACGAGAGGAACAAGCGCGATCGCTCATTTTACGACAGTTAAACCGACTTGTGGGTGCAATTCCTGATGCGCTTCTGTCTCAGATTCAAGGGTTATCGGTGGAACAGTTGGAAGCTTTAGGTGATGCTTTATTGGATTTCTCTACTCTGGCTGACTTAGAAGGGTGGTTACAAGGTGAAGTAAGCGCGTAA
- the menB gene encoding 1,4-dihydroxy-2-naphthoyl-CoA synthase, whose protein sequence is MQINWQTAKTYEDILYQKTDGIAKITINRPHKRNAFRPETVFELYDAFSNAREDTTIGVVLFTGYGPHTDGKYAFCSGGDQSVRGHAGYVDDTGIPRLNVLDLQRLIRSMPKVVIALVAGYAIGGGHVLHLICDLTIAADNAIFGQTGPKVGSFDGGFGASYLARVVGQKKAREIWFLCRQYDAQQALEMGLINCVVPVEQLEAEGIQWAQEILEKSPIAIRCLKAAFNADCDGQAGLQELAGNATLLYYMTEEGSEGKQAFLEKRPPDFRSFPWLP, encoded by the coding sequence ATGCAAATTAACTGGCAAACTGCCAAAACCTACGAAGATATTCTGTATCAAAAAACTGATGGCATTGCGAAAATCACTATCAACCGTCCCCATAAACGCAATGCTTTCCGTCCTGAAACAGTCTTTGAACTCTACGATGCTTTCTCTAATGCTCGTGAAGATACTACTATTGGTGTTGTCCTATTTACTGGCTATGGGCCACATACTGATGGGAAATATGCCTTCTGTTCAGGTGGCGATCAAAGTGTGCGGGGACATGCGGGTTATGTAGACGATACTGGCATCCCTCGCTTGAATGTGTTGGACTTACAACGCCTGATTCGTTCCATGCCGAAAGTGGTGATTGCTTTAGTAGCTGGATATGCGATCGGTGGTGGACATGTCCTACACTTAATTTGCGACCTTACCATTGCCGCCGATAACGCCATTTTTGGACAGACTGGGCCGAAAGTCGGCAGTTTCGACGGTGGTTTTGGAGCCAGCTATCTCGCCCGCGTTGTGGGACAAAAAAAAGCTAGAGAAATTTGGTTTCTCTGCCGTCAATATGATGCACAACAAGCGCTAGAAATGGGCTTAATTAATTGTGTCGTCCCAGTCGAACAACTAGAAGCTGAAGGTATTCAATGGGCACAGGAGATTTTAGAAAAAAGTCCGATCGCAATTCGGTGTCTCAAAGCTGCGTTCAACGCTGATTGTGATGGACAAGCTGGTTTACAAGAACTCGCTGGTAATGCCACCCTACTTTACTACATGACAGAAGAAGGGTCTGAGGGCAAACAAGCCTTTCTCGAAAAGCGTCCACCAGATTTCCGCTCTTTTCCTTGGTTACCTTAA
- the uvrC gene encoding excinuclease ABC subunit UvrC, translated as MTISTQILPLVKEPERLENRLAEIPPEPGVYFMRDSSDRIIYIGKSRKLRSRVRSYFRDGYNKSERIATMVKLVTEIEFIVTDTEAEALALEANLIKQHQPYFNVLLKDDKKYPYLCITWSEDYPRIFITRKRQFGKEKDKFYGPYTDAGLLREIVRLCKRIFPQRQRPQPLFKDRPCLNYDLGRCPGVCQQMISPEEYRKIVQKIAMVFQGRTQELIDILTQQMNAAAENLNFESAARIRDQISGLKSLTANQKVSLPDDTVSRDAIALAANEEYACIQLFQIRAGQLVGRLAFVADAHAEPGAILQRALEEHYQTADSVEIPLEILVQHDLPDSEILADVLTQRKGKKVTILTPLRQTKAELIEMVERNAQYELQRMQKLGDRNQQATQDLAAILDLPDVPHRIEGYDISHIQGSNAVASQVVFIDGLPAKQHYRHYKIKNPTVTAGHSDDFASLAEVIGRRFRKYGDDPHLSRLGNPDWPDLIMIDGGKGQLSSVVAVLQEMNLLEDLRVVSLAKQREEIFLPGETKPLTTDSEQPGVQLLRRLRDEAHRFAVTFHRQQRSDKLKRSRLDEIPGLGHHRQKQLLGHFRSVDYIRQAAPTQLAEVPGIGPRLAQEIYDYFHPS; from the coding sequence GTGACAATATCTACTCAAATATTACCACTGGTTAAAGAGCCAGAACGACTGGAAAATCGTCTAGCCGAAATTCCACCGGAACCGGGGGTTTATTTCATGCGGGACAGTAGCGATCGCATTATATATATAGGTAAATCACGTAAGTTGCGATCGCGTGTCCGTTCCTATTTCCGGGATGGCTACAACAAGAGTGAACGCATCGCCACGATGGTTAAGTTGGTGACAGAAATTGAATTCATCGTCACTGATACCGAAGCCGAAGCGTTAGCGCTAGAAGCGAATTTGATCAAGCAGCACCAGCCATACTTTAACGTGCTGCTCAAAGATGATAAAAAATATCCCTATCTCTGCATCACTTGGTCAGAAGATTATCCGCGAATTTTTATTACGCGTAAACGCCAATTCGGTAAAGAAAAGGATAAATTTTATGGGCCTTATACTGATGCTGGTCTATTGCGAGAGATTGTCCGCCTGTGTAAGCGGATCTTTCCACAGCGACAACGACCTCAACCACTTTTTAAAGACCGTCCTTGCTTAAATTATGATTTAGGGCGTTGTCCGGGCGTCTGTCAACAAATGATTTCACCAGAAGAATATCGCAAAATTGTGCAAAAAATAGCGATGGTCTTCCAAGGGCGAACTCAGGAACTGATTGATATTTTGACTCAACAGATGAACGCAGCAGCTGAAAACTTGAACTTTGAATCAGCAGCGCGGATTCGTGACCAAATTTCTGGGTTAAAGTCGCTGACAGCCAATCAAAAAGTTTCCTTACCAGATGATACAGTTTCGCGAGATGCGATCGCACTGGCAGCCAACGAAGAATACGCTTGCATTCAATTATTCCAGATTCGCGCTGGACAATTGGTAGGACGCTTGGCCTTTGTGGCGGATGCTCACGCAGAACCGGGAGCTATTTTACAACGAGCTTTAGAGGAACATTATCAAACTGCTGACTCAGTGGAAATACCTTTAGAAATTCTGGTACAACATGATTTACCAGATAGCGAGATATTGGCGGATGTCTTAACTCAACGCAAAGGGAAAAAAGTTACAATCTTGACTCCTTTACGGCAAACTAAGGCAGAATTAATTGAGATGGTAGAGCGAAATGCCCAGTATGAATTGCAAAGAATGCAGAAATTAGGCGATCGCAACCAGCAAGCAACGCAAGATTTAGCGGCTATTCTTGATTTACCAGATGTACCCCACCGCATTGAAGGTTACGACATTTCCCATATTCAAGGGTCAAATGCAGTAGCTTCGCAAGTCGTGTTTATCGACGGATTACCCGCTAAACAGCATTATCGCCACTACAAAATTAAAAATCCCACGGTAACGGCGGGACATTCAGATGATTTTGCTAGTCTTGCTGAAGTTATTGGGCGACGGTTCCGTAAGTATGGCGACGATCCACACTTGTCACGTTTGGGTAATCCAGATTGGCCTGATTTAATCATGATCGATGGCGGTAAAGGTCAATTATCATCAGTTGTCGCCGTTTTGCAAGAAATGAATTTATTAGAAGACTTGCGAGTTGTAAGCTTGGCGAAACAGCGAGAAGAGATTTTTTTACCAGGAGAAACTAAACCCTTAACAACTGATTCAGAACAACCAGGGGTGCAGTTGTTGCGGCGGTTGCGAGATGAAGCGCACCGATTTGCAGTGACTTTTCATCGTCAGCAACGCAGTGATAAATTGAAGCGATCGCGTTTAGATGAAATTCCTGGCTTAGGACATCATCGACAAAAGCAGCTACTAGGGCATTTTCGCTCAGTTGATTATATTCGGCAAGCTGCACCCACACAACTTGCTGAGGTTCCAGGAATCGGCCCGCGTTTGGCTCAAGAAATTTACGATTATTTTCATCCTTCTTGA
- a CDS encoding DUF721 domain-containing protein yields MSLKSINDILGVLEKQAKWQEQPFQRLLKFWPEVVGPVVAANTRPLSIQRDVLSVATSSAAWAQNLTFGRSSLLLKLNKNLPTPLVDIRFSTVNWQNPSVERKQQQTVSPHEHPSYLGDEISRPDVTPPKNVNAAFGSWTKIMRSRSHGLPLCPQCQSPTPPGELQRWEVCSVCAAKKF; encoded by the coding sequence ATGTCGTTGAAATCAATTAATGATATTTTGGGCGTTCTAGAAAAGCAGGCTAAATGGCAGGAGCAACCATTTCAACGCCTGCTCAAGTTTTGGCCAGAAGTTGTTGGCCCAGTGGTTGCCGCAAATACTCGACCATTGTCGATTCAGCGCGATGTTTTGTCGGTAGCAACTTCTAGTGCTGCTTGGGCGCAAAACCTGACTTTTGGTCGATCGTCTCTGCTTTTAAAGTTGAATAAAAACCTGCCAACGCCTTTGGTTGATATTCGCTTCTCTACTGTTAACTGGCAGAACCCATCGGTGGAGAGAAAACAGCAACAAACGGTTTCGCCCCATGAGCATCCCAGTTACCTTGGTGATGAGATTAGCCGCCCTGATGTTACACCCCCCAAGAATGTAAATGCTGCTTTTGGGAGTTGGACGAAGATCATGCGATCGCGATCGCATGGCTTACCTCTTTGTCCCCAGTGTCAATCTCCCACCCCACCCGGCGAACTCCAACGCTGGGAAGTCTGTTCTGTCTGTGCTGCTAAAAAGTTTTGA
- a CDS encoding thioredoxin family protein, with protein MSKAVITITDAEFETEVLKAEQPVLVYFWASWCGPCQLMSPLINSAATKYSDRLKVVKMEIDPNPLTVKQYQVEGVPALRLFQGQEVLISTEGVIGKDKLLELLDTHLNRN; from the coding sequence ATGAGTAAGGCTGTAATCACCATAACTGATGCTGAGTTTGAAACAGAAGTGTTAAAAGCTGAACAGCCTGTATTAGTTTACTTTTGGGCTTCCTGGTGTGGGCCTTGTCAATTGATGTCGCCCCTGATTAACTCAGCTGCTACGAAATATAGCGATCGCCTCAAAGTCGTTAAAATGGAAATTGACCCCAACCCACTTACTGTTAAGCAGTATCAAGTGGAAGGTGTACCAGCCCTCAGACTATTTCAAGGCCAGGAAGTTTTGATATCTACTGAGGGAGTTATCGGCAAAGATAAATTACTCGAACTCTTAGATACGCACTTAAATAGAAATTAG
- a CDS encoding response regulator has protein sequence MTAQLLNIDQPLQLHKVRRVLLVEDHYLNRMLLSDYLSYSGYNVQCLSEGSNFFSTIEKFEPDLMLLDLKLPDIDGYSLLQQVQQKPNLSKIPIIVVSAFAFKADQELALSLGARRYFVKPLKLKDLIIAIEEELTF, from the coding sequence ATGACAGCACAATTACTCAACATAGATCAGCCATTGCAGTTACACAAGGTTAGACGAGTTTTGCTAGTTGAAGACCATTATCTCAATCGGATGTTATTGAGCGACTATCTAAGTTACTCTGGGTACAATGTCCAATGTTTATCAGAAGGCTCAAATTTTTTCTCAACTATAGAAAAATTTGAGCCAGATTTAATGTTATTAGACTTAAAATTGCCTGATATTGACGGTTATTCACTCTTACAACAAGTTCAGCAAAAACCTAATTTGTCAAAAATACCTATCATTGTAGTTTCAGCCTTTGCTTTTAAAGCAGATCAAGAACTAGCCCTTAGTTTGGGTGCACGTCGCTATTTTGTAAAACCTTTAAAACTCAAGGATCTGATTATTGCAATTGAAGAAGAATTGACTTTTTAG
- a CDS encoding PspA/IM30 family protein, producing MGLFDRIKRVVSSNLNDLVNKAEDPEKMLEQAILEMQEDLVQLRQGVAQAIASQKRSEKQYNDAQNEINKWQRNAQLALQKGDENLARQALERKKTYTDTSAALKASLDTQSTQVETLKRNLIQLESKISEAKTKKEMLKARITTAKAQEQLQGMVRGMNTSSAMSAFERMEEKVLMQESRAQAAGELAGADLESQFAQLEGSSDVDDELAALKAQMLPPATPQNQAQLPPQQETTAPKSNEVVDAELDSLRKQLDQL from the coding sequence ATGGGATTATTCGATCGCATTAAGCGAGTAGTCAGTTCTAACCTCAACGACCTGGTTAACAAAGCCGAAGACCCCGAAAAAATGCTAGAACAAGCCATCCTGGAAATGCAGGAAGACTTGGTTCAGCTGCGTCAGGGAGTAGCCCAGGCGATCGCCTCCCAAAAACGCAGTGAGAAACAGTATAATGATGCCCAAAATGAAATCAATAAGTGGCAACGCAATGCCCAACTGGCGCTGCAAAAAGGTGATGAGAACTTAGCACGACAAGCTCTAGAGCGCAAAAAAACTTATACTGACACCAGCGCCGCCCTCAAAGCTAGTTTAGATACCCAAAGCACTCAAGTTGAAACCCTCAAGCGCAACTTAATCCAGCTGGAAAGCAAGATTTCTGAAGCTAAAACCAAGAAAGAAATGCTCAAAGCTCGGATCACCACTGCTAAAGCCCAAGAGCAACTTCAAGGCATGGTGCGTGGGATGAATACCAGCAGCGCAATGTCTGCCTTCGAGCGGATGGAAGAAAAGGTCTTGATGCAAGAATCCCGGGCCCAAGCAGCAGGAGAGTTGGCGGGTGCCGATTTAGAAAGCCAATTTGCCCAGTTGGAAGGTAGTAGCGATGTTGATGATGAATTGGCAGCTTTAAAAGCACAAATGTTACCACCCGCTACTCCACAAAATCAAGCGCAACTGCCACCACAACAAGAAACCACTGCTCCTAAATCTAATGAAGTGGTTGATGCTGAGTTGGATTCTCTACGCAAGCAATTGGATCAATTGTAA
- a CDS encoding replication restart DNA helicase PriA yields the protein MQTVQKIYCPNCGCQAERYYISDSQLTRTQCSSCDYLMISYTRTGKVIEAYAPGIYAQR from the coding sequence ATGCAGACAGTACAAAAAATTTACTGCCCGAATTGCGGCTGCCAAGCTGAACGCTATTACATTTCTGATAGTCAATTAACTCGAACACAATGCTCTAGTTGTGACTATTTGATGATTAGTTACACTCGCACTGGTAAGGTGATTGAGGCTTACGCCCCAGGTATTTATGCACAGCGCTAG
- a CDS encoding PspA/IM30 family protein, whose amino-acid sequence MELIKRILRVIRANLNSLIGGAEDPEKILEQTVLEMQENLVRLRQGVAQAIATQKRTERQAAAAQSQTEEWYRRAQLALQQGSEPLAREALTKRQAYKETATALFSQIEQQNEIVARLKKDMRSLELKISEAKTKKDMYIARARSAEASYRLQEMLGGVSPTSSLSAFERMEEKVSQIEAQSEAIAQLSSDDLETQFTSLESTNNVDAELAAMKVQVLNGAENTQHNNLLTQESQKTQPPQQQLPKTQDS is encoded by the coding sequence ATGGAATTAATCAAGCGTATCCTGCGGGTGATTCGAGCTAATCTCAATAGTTTGATCGGTGGTGCAGAAGATCCAGAAAAGATTCTGGAGCAAACTGTCCTAGAGATGCAGGAAAATTTGGTGCGGTTACGGCAGGGTGTAGCACAAGCGATCGCTACCCAGAAACGTACCGAACGGCAAGCCGCCGCCGCCCAGTCTCAAACGGAAGAATGGTATCGCCGCGCCCAATTGGCCCTGCAACAAGGCAGCGAACCTCTAGCACGGGAAGCCTTGACTAAGCGCCAAGCCTATAAAGAAACCGCTACAGCCCTCTTTTCCCAGATAGAGCAGCAAAACGAGATAGTCGCTAGGCTAAAAAAGGATATGCGATCGCTAGAGTTAAAAATTTCCGAGGCGAAAACAAAAAAAGATATGTATATTGCTCGCGCCCGTTCTGCTGAAGCGTCTTATCGCCTCCAGGAAATGCTCGGTGGAGTTTCTCCCACCAGCAGTCTGAGTGCCTTTGAACGCATGGAAGAAAAAGTTTCGCAAATAGAAGCTCAATCAGAAGCCATCGCTCAACTCAGTAGCGACGACTTGGAAACACAATTTACTTCGTTGGAATCTACTAATAATGTAGATGCCGAATTGGCAGCGATGAAGGTGCAGGTTTTAAACGGGGCAGAAAACACACAGCACAATAATCTCCTCACCCAGGAGAGCCAGAAGACACAGCCCCCCCAACAGCAGTTACCCAAAACTCAGGACTCTTGA
- a CDS encoding LL-diaminopimelate aminotransferase: MTNMEFAKRLQPLQSNVFADMDRAKAIALAAGREVIDLSLGSSDLPAEAHVIEAIAQSLHDRSTHGYLLFNGTLGFREAAANWYEQKFGIKVDPQTEVLPLIGSQEGTAHLPLAILNPGDFALLLDPGYPSHAGGVYLASGQIYPMPLRAENTFLPVFADIPAPVLAQSRMMVLSYPHNPTAAIAPLSFFQEAVAFCQQHNLVLVHDFPYVDLVFEETGESADSSPNPKAKIENPKSLAPSILQADPEKSVSIEFFTLSKSYNMGGFRIGYAIGNPELINALRQVKAAVDFNQYRGILNGAIAALTGPQLGVKSAVATFQQRRDAFITALHRIGWNVPTPHATMYIWAKLPPAWSQNSIEFCTQLVKQTGVAASPGAGFGKSGEGYVRFALVHEPPLLETAVERIAQFLN, from the coding sequence ATGACTAACATGGAATTTGCAAAGCGTTTACAACCCCTACAATCTAATGTATTTGCTGATATGGACAGAGCCAAGGCGATCGCTTTGGCAGCTGGACGAGAGGTAATTGATTTGTCGTTGGGATCTTCTGATTTACCAGCCGAGGCACATGTCATCGAGGCGATCGCCCAGTCTCTCCACGATCGCAGTACCCACGGTTATCTGTTGTTTAACGGAACTCTTGGGTTTCGTGAAGCCGCAGCCAACTGGTACGAACAAAAATTTGGCATCAAAGTCGATCCTCAAACTGAGGTACTACCTCTAATTGGTTCTCAAGAAGGTACCGCCCATTTACCCCTAGCAATACTCAATCCAGGAGATTTCGCCCTATTACTCGATCCAGGTTATCCCTCCCATGCGGGGGGAGTCTACCTAGCCAGTGGTCAAATCTACCCAATGCCACTACGGGCAGAAAACACTTTTTTACCAGTGTTTGCTGATATTCCCGCCCCAGTCTTGGCTCAGTCGCGGATGATGGTATTAAGTTATCCTCATAATCCCACTGCTGCGATCGCTCCTTTATCTTTCTTCCAAGAAGCCGTCGCCTTCTGTCAGCAACACAATCTTGTGCTGGTTCATGATTTCCCCTACGTAGATTTGGTATTTGAGGAAACTGGGGAGTCGGCAGATTCTTCCCCCAATCCAAAAGCCAAAATCGAAAATCCAAAATCCCTAGCCCCTTCAATTCTGCAAGCTGATCCAGAGAAAAGCGTCTCGATTGAATTTTTCACCCTTTCCAAGTCCTACAATATGGGCGGCTTCCGCATTGGCTATGCCATCGGTAATCCTGAGTTAATTAACGCCTTACGCCAGGTAAAAGCCGCTGTTGATTTTAATCAGTATCGGGGGATTTTGAATGGTGCGATCGCTGCCCTAACTGGCCCTCAACTTGGGGTAAAATCTGCTGTTGCTACCTTCCAGCAGCGCCGTGATGCTTTCATCACTGCTTTACACCGCATTGGCTGGAATGTTCCTACTCCCCACGCCACAATGTACATCTGGGCAAAATTGCCCCCAGCTTGGAGTCAAAACTCCATAGAATTTTGTACCCAGCTAGTCAAACAAACTGGTGTAGCCGCTTCCCCAGGTGCTGGCTTTGGCAAATCTGGAGAAGGGTATGTTCGTTTTGCCTTGGTGCATGAGCCACCTTTATTAGAAACTGCTGTGGAAAGAATTGCCCAGTTCCTCAATTGA
- a CDS encoding NF038130 family PEP-CTERM protein, producing MTFQKLVIGASMAIGVSALAIVPAQAGTLTGASIGGTAASDYLVYDVQGNSTKLVGKTSANVQKVLDGNAANPTGNVELRATSEQTGFDFSKNTTLTGQIGGKNITLSSLTATDWFSTGSGLSTSYGANNFANTWFNQFYNAAGLATNESAIKLALNLPSFIPSSFIRQQAFNTFYGIGGFQRSSDPNISYVNQNDITGEIKIGLAGHYNLKDYYAPLLGTLGKFLKDGFQASEVVKVTYNDKTDFLYSFSATASGLTNSSGVGADGKSHSGNYEISIKGVPPAAVPEPSIILGLLSVAGVFATQRKFKKASI from the coding sequence ATGACTTTTCAAAAACTTGTAATTGGTGCCTCAATGGCTATTGGTGTAAGCGCTCTTGCCATTGTACCAGCACAGGCTGGCACGCTCACTGGTGCTAGCATAGGTGGAACAGCAGCCAGTGATTATTTAGTCTATGATGTCCAAGGTAACAGCACCAAACTCGTAGGCAAGACTTCCGCAAATGTACAAAAAGTCTTGGATGGAAACGCCGCAAATCCTACTGGAAACGTAGAGTTACGAGCTACTAGTGAACAAACAGGTTTTGATTTCAGCAAAAACACCACCTTGACAGGGCAAATTGGTGGCAAAAATATTACTTTGAGCAGTTTAACAGCAACAGATTGGTTTAGTACGGGGTCAGGATTAAGTACAAGCTATGGAGCAAATAACTTTGCAAATACTTGGTTTAACCAATTTTATAACGCAGCTGGTCTAGCAACCAATGAATCTGCAATTAAATTGGCACTGAATCTACCGAGTTTTATCCCTAGCTCGTTTATTCGCCAACAAGCCTTTAACACATTTTATGGTATCGGTGGTTTCCAACGCTCTAGCGACCCTAATATATCTTACGTTAATCAAAATGACATCACTGGCGAAATCAAAATTGGGTTAGCAGGTCACTACAATTTAAAAGATTACTATGCACCTCTATTAGGAACCTTGGGTAAGTTTCTCAAAGATGGATTTCAAGCCAGTGAAGTTGTTAAAGTTACCTACAACGACAAGACTGACTTCCTTTACAGCTTCTCTGCTACAGCAAGCGGGCTAACCAACAGTTCCGGAGTAGGTGCTGATGGAAAGTCTCACAGTGGCAACTATGAAATTAGCATAAAAGGTGTGCCTCCCGCAGCAGTCCCAGAACCATCAATAATACTGGGTCTGCTAAGTGTTGCTGGTGTGTTTGCTACCCAACGCAAATTTAAAAAAGCATCTATTTAA
- the rlmN gene encoding 23S rRNA (adenine(2503)-C(2))-methyltransferase RlmN: MSATPLVSQVELHNPVKSELIPPLLGASLAELTTWVQQQGQPAYRGKQLHEWIYDKGVRSLADISVFSKQWRQEIAEIPIGRSTLHYRSVAPDGTVKFLLRLADDQIIETVGIPTFAEAGDGPKSRLTVCVSTQVGCPMACDFCATGKGGYKRNLARHEIVDQVLTVQEDFQQRVSNVVFMGLGEPLLNTENVLAALKSLNQDVGIGQRSLTVSTVGIRDRIRQFAQNNLQITLAVSLHAPNQALREKLIPSARAYPLEDLLAECREYVEITGRRVTFEYVLLAGVNDLPEHALELSKRLRGFQSHVNLIPYNPIQEVDYKRPNRDRIQAFVNVLKQQNTAVSVRYSRGLEADAACGQLRASKN, translated from the coding sequence ATGTCTGCTACGCCTCTTGTATCTCAAGTTGAGTTACACAACCCAGTAAAATCAGAATTAATTCCTCCCCTTCTCGGCGCTTCTCTTGCGGAGTTAACCACTTGGGTGCAGCAGCAGGGACAACCTGCTTACAGAGGAAAGCAGCTGCATGAATGGATCTATGACAAGGGAGTGCGATCGCTAGCTGATATTTCTGTCTTTTCCAAGCAATGGCGGCAAGAAATAGCAGAAATCCCCATTGGACGCTCAACTTTACATTACCGCTCTGTGGCTCCCGATGGCACAGTCAAATTTCTTTTACGATTAGCAGACGATCAAATTATTGAAACTGTTGGCATCCCCACCTTTGCAGAAGCTGGAGATGGCCCAAAATCCCGTTTGACAGTTTGCGTTTCTACTCAGGTGGGTTGCCCAATGGCGTGTGATTTCTGCGCTACTGGTAAGGGAGGCTATAAGCGCAACCTAGCACGGCATGAAATTGTCGATCAGGTGTTAACTGTGCAAGAAGATTTTCAGCAACGGGTTAGCAATGTGGTGTTTATGGGATTGGGTGAACCGTTGTTGAATACAGAGAATGTCCTAGCGGCGCTGAAATCCCTGAATCAAGATGTCGGTATTGGGCAGCGATCGCTTACAGTTTCTACAGTTGGGATTCGCGATCGCATCCGTCAGTTCGCGCAAAACAATTTGCAAATCACTCTCGCTGTTAGTCTCCACGCACCCAACCAAGCACTACGGGAAAAACTCATCCCCAGCGCCCGCGCCTATCCTCTCGAAGATTTGCTGGCTGAATGTCGGGAATATGTGGAAATCACTGGACGCCGCGTTACCTTTGAATATGTTCTTCTCGCTGGTGTCAACGATTTACCAGAACATGCATTGGAACTGTCAAAGCGCCTGCGAGGATTCCAAAGTCATGTGAATTTGATTCCTTATAATCCTATCCAAGAAGTAGACTACAAACGCCCCAACCGCGATCGCATTCAAGCATTTGTCAACGTCCTTAAGCAGCAAAATACTGCTGTTAGTGTGCGTTATTCCCGTGGTTTAGAAGCTGATGCTGCTTGCGGACAACTCAGAGCAAGTAAGAATTAA